One window of the Branchiostoma lanceolatum isolate klBraLanc5 chromosome 3, klBraLanc5.hap2, whole genome shotgun sequence genome contains the following:
- the LOC136429696 gene encoding mitochondrial inner membrane protease subunit 1-like — MFSSRLRAAAWKAAAVVGYAVQYGCIAHCTLEYAADFIVCSGPSMEPTIHTQDILITEKFSVMLKTVDVGDVVIARSPTNPNIFICKRVAGMEGDKVCLNPGSFIKKYRWVPRGHVWLVGDNMANSSDSRVYGAVPYALLRSKVVFKVWPPGDSGSLRGPPQEMLQVLRTLKDTGGSGAR, encoded by the exons ATGTTCTCCTCGCGACTGCGGGCGGCTGCGTGGAAGGCTGCAGCAGTCGTCGGCTACGCAGTCCAGTACGGCTGCATCGCTCACTGTACACTGGAGTATGCAGCGGACTTCATCgtt TGTTCGGGCCCTTCCATGGAGCCGACCATCCACACCCAGGACATCCTCATCACAGAGAAGTTCAGCGTCATGCTGAAGACTGTGGATGT GGGTGATGTGGTGATCGCCAGGTCTCCCACCAACCCGAACATCTTCATCTGTAAGAGAGTGGCGGGGATGGAGGGGGACAAGGTCTGCCTCAACCCCGGGTCCTTCATCAAGAAGTACAGATGg GTTCCCCGTGGCCATGTCTGGTTGGTCGGCGACAACATGGCAAACTCCAGCGACTCCCGTGTGTACGGGGCCGTACCGTACGCGCTGCTGAGGAGCAAGGTCGTCTTCAAG GTCTGGCCACCAGGAGACTCCGGCAGCCTGAGGGGGCCTCCACAGGAGATGCTGCAGGTCCTCAGGACCCTGAAGGACACAGGAGGCTCTGGGGCCAGATGA